The DNA window CGGCGATGCCGCCCAGGAAACCCGCATTGAGGGTCACGGCCAGATAGCCGCCGATCATGCCCGGGGTGAGACCCGGACGGTCGGCGATGGACCAGGCGATATAACCGGCCAGCACCGGCACCATCAACTTGAAGGCCGTGCCGCCGCCGATCTGCATCAAAGCCGCCGCCAGGGTACCGTGCTGCTCATAGGCCTTGATCCCGAACACGAAGGACAAGGCGATCAGCAGTCCACCAGCCACCACCATCGGCAACATGAAGGACACCCCGGTCAGCAGGTGGCCGTATACGCCCCGCGACTTGGTCTTGCCCGGTACCGCTGAGGCTCCGGCCTGGCCGCCACCAGCCTGCTCCACCTCGGCCTGCTGCAAGGCATCGCTCAAGGTCTGCAAAGGCTGTTTCAAGGCCGCGCCGGTCGAGGTCCGCCAGATCCGCCGGCCGGCGAACCGCTGGCTGTCCACCTCGATATCACAGGCCAGCACCACCACATCGGCGGCCTCGATCTCGGCCGGACTCAGTTCATCACGGGCCCCGACCGAACCACGGGTCTCGACCCTGATCTCCCAGCCCTTGGCCCGGGCCGCGGTGACCAACGCTTCGGCCGCCATAAAGGTATGCGCCACCCCGGTGGGGCAGGCCGTCACCGCCACGATACGCGGCACGTCCCGTGTCTCCATGCCTGCCGCCGGTCTGGTACTGGCATCCTCGGCCGTCCACACCCTGGCCTCGACTTCGGCCCGATCCAGCCAGCCGCCCGGATCGGCCAGCACCTCGGCAATCGATCCGCGATACACCCTGCGTCCCACGAAGCGGCTCAGATCCCCCAGCTCCGCGCCGGCATCGGCGGCGATCAGAATGCAGTCGACCGCTTCGATCTCGGCCGTACTCACCATCCGCGTCGGCCGCATGCGGCCATGTATCTCGCTGTGCAGCGACCAGCCACGCCGGCGCGCCTCCCGCTCGATGACACTGGCCGCCAGATAGCTGGTCACCATGCCGCTGGGGCAGGCGCTTGCAAAAATCACGTTCATTCCGGCATCTCCGGGGCAGAAACCTTGGGTGAAGGCGCATCCAGACGGACCTGCGCCAGCAATGAAGCGAAATCGGCGGCATCCGGATCGCCGGGACCGACATGGCGCACGCATTCGGCCGCCAGAGCGGTCGCGAAAGCCAGGCTGCGCGATCGCGGCCAGCCACTGAGCTCGCCGTGCAATGCCGCCGCCAGCAAGGTATCGCCGGCACAAACCGTGTTCTGCACGGACACCTCGGGCGGATGCGCCTGCAACAACGAAGTTCCGTCGCACCAGCAGGCCCCTTCGGCCCCCAGCGAAAGGATGACCTGGTCGGCCCAGCCCAGCCGCAGTACCTCGTCCGCGGCCTCTCGCAAGGCGAGCGTATCCGGCAGAGCGCGGCCCAGCAGCTGTTCGAGCTCCTCTTCGTTGGGCTTCAAGACATGAACTCCGGCCTGGCGGACCGCCTGCATCCCCGGGCCGCTGGTATCGACCCAGATCGGCAGGCCACTGGCACGCAAGGCCACCAGCCACTGCGCAAAGGCTTCGACATCCACCCCCGGAGGCAGGCTGCCGGAGACCACCACCGCGTCCATGCCCGCCAGCTGCTCAGGCATCGCGGTCAGCAGCCGCTGCCAGTCGGCCGCCGTGATCGTCAGGCCCGGACCGTTCAAGTCACTGACCCGGCCGTCGGCCTCGGCCAGCTTCACATTGATCCGGGTGCTGCCGGCCACGGTCACGAAGGCGTCTTCCATCTGCTCGCGACGGAACAACTGCCCGAACGGCTCCGCATTGTCCTCCCCCAGCAAGCCACCGAGGCGGACCGCATGTCCAAGCCGCCGCAACACGCGCCCGACATTGATGCCCTTGCCGGCCGGATCCATGCGACTGGATTGCGCGCGATGCACGGTTCCCGGCCGCAGAGCCGGCAGCGTGACTGCCAGGTCGAAGGCCGGATTGAGGGTGTAGCAAATGATTTTCGCCATCAGTCCTGCCCCGGTTCCAGTGCCGCCGCGACGGCCGTTTCCAGCGTCTGCCGCACGGCAGCCGCCGTCGGCTGCGCCAAGGCCAGGCTCGCCAGCTCCCGGGCCTGGGGCATGCCCAGACGGCGGATCATGGCCTTGACCTGCGGAATCCGCCGCGCGGTCACGGACAGTTCGTCCACCCCCAGACCGACCAGCACCGGTACGGCCAGCGGGTCCGAGCCCAGCTCGCCGCAGACACCGACCCAGCGCCCATGGGCATGCGCCGCCTCCACCGTCAGACGGATCAGCTGCAACACGGCCGGGTGGATCGCGTCGGACTGGGCCGACAGGCTGGCGTGGCCGCGATCGATGGCCAGCGTGTACTGGGTCAGATCATTGGTCCCGATCGAAAAGAAATCGACCTCGGCCGCCAGGCTGGCGGCCAGCAGGGCACTGGAGGGTATTTCCACCATCACGCCGAGCTGCACGTCCGGTGCCCGGATCTCGGCCTGCAACCGATCAAACACCCGTTTGCCGGCCCGGAATTCCTCGACGTCCTTGATCATCGGAAACATGATGCGCAAGGGACGCGAACCGGCCGCCATCAACAGGGCACGCAGCTGGGTTTCCAGCACCTCGGGCCGGCTCAGCGCCAGACGGATGCCGCGCATGCCCAGAAAAGGATTGTCCTCGGCCGCAACCGGCCAGTACGGCAACGGCTTGTCGCCGCCCACATCCAGGGTCCGAGCCACCAGCGGACGACCCGCAAGCGCATCGAAAGCCTCGCCGTACTCGGCGATCTGGGTTTTCAGATCGGGAAAGTCGGGATGGGCCATGAAAATGAACTCGGTGCGCAGCAGACCGACCCCTTCGGCACCGCGTTCGACCGCATCCACCGCATGCGCCGTATTGCCCAGGTTGGCGGCCACTTCGACCCGGTGCC is part of the Frateuria aurantia DSM 6220 genome and encodes:
- a CDS encoding 1-phosphofructokinase family hexose kinase, producing the protein MAKIICYTLNPAFDLAVTLPALRPGTVHRAQSSRMDPAGKGINVGRVLRRLGHAVRLGGLLGEDNAEPFGQLFRREQMEDAFVTVAGSTRINVKLAEADGRVSDLNGPGLTITAADWQRLLTAMPEQLAGMDAVVVSGSLPPGVDVEAFAQWLVALRASGLPIWVDTSGPGMQAVRQAGVHVLKPNEEELEQLLGRALPDTLALREAADEVLRLGWADQVILSLGAEGACWCDGTSLLQAHPPEVSVQNTVCAGDTLLAAALHGELSGWPRSRSLAFATALAAECVRHVGPGDPDAADFASLLAQVRLDAPSPKVSAPEMPE
- a CDS encoding PTS fructose-like transporter subunit IIB, which translates into the protein MNVIFASACPSGMVTSYLAASVIEREARRRGWSLHSEIHGRMRPTRMVSTAEIEAVDCILIAADAGAELGDLSRFVGRRVYRGSIAEVLADPGGWLDRAEVEARVWTAEDASTRPAAGMETRDVPRIVAVTACPTGVAHTFMAAEALVTAARAKGWEIRVETRGSVGARDELSPAEIEAADVVVLACDIEVDSQRFAGRRIWRTSTGAALKQPLQTLSDALQQAEVEQAGGGQAGASAVPGKTKSRGVYGHLLTGVSFMLPMVVAGGLLIALSFVFGIKAYEQHGTLAAALMQIGGGTAFKLMVPVLAGYIAWSIADRPGLTPGMIGGYLAVTLNAGFLGGIAAGFLAGYLALGLARYLKLPSSMEALKPILIIPLVASLVTGLAMIYVIGGPVAMVMGGLTRFLSSMNTGNAVLLGLVLGAMQCFDLGGPVNKAAYAFGVAMLSQGESGYAPMAAVMAAGMVPPLGMGLASLLAPGKFSLQDREAGKAAMVLGLCFISEGAIPFMAKDPLRVIPVSMVGGAVTGALSMYFGCKLLAPHGGVFVMLIPHAVVHVGLYLLSILAGATLIGLGYAVVKRRASEVTLVEATA